The genomic interval CTGAAAAGGGCCAATATAGGAGTGGCCATGGGATCGGGTACTGATGTAACCAAGGATACTGCCTCTATTATAGTTACCGATGACAGCTTTGCTTCCATTGTATCCGGGGTGGAGGAGGGCAGGTTTGCCTATGATAATATCAGGAAGGTAACCTATCTGCTTATATCCACCGGTGCGGCTGAAGTTGTGCTGTTTATAACTGCATTGTTTATGGGACTGCCGCTGGCTTTGGTGGCGGTGCAATTGCTATGGCTTAACCTGGTAACCAACGGCATACAGGATGTTGCCCTGGCTTTTGAAGGGGGAGAGCCGGGAGCCATGCTCCGGAAACCCCGTAATCCCCGGGAGGGAATATTTAACCGGCTTATGGTGGAACAGACCCTTATATCCGGCCTGGTGATGGCCGGCGTGGCCATGGGGGTCTGGTATTACATGATTGGTAACAGTTATGAAATCTCTACTGCCAGAAACCTTATCCTTCTGCTTATGGTACTGATGCAGAATATGCATGCTTTTAACTGCCGTTCAGAAAGGGATTCTACTTTCAGGATACCCCTAAGCAGGAATTACCTGC from Actinomycetes bacterium carries:
- a CDS encoding cation transporting ATPase C-terminal domain-containing protein, with the protein product LKRANIGVAMGSGTDVTKDTASIIVTDDSFASIVSGVEEGRFAYDNIRKVTYLLISTGAAEVVLFITALFMGLPLALVAVQLLWLNLVTNGIQDVALAFEGGEPGAMLRKPRNPREGIFNRLMVEQTLISGLVMAGVAMGVWYYMIGNSYEISTARNLILLLMVLMQNMHAFNCRSERDSTFRIPLSRNYLLIAGVLAAQGIHIASLYIPFMQNLLGTSPVTFTQWLLLLSLATIVLWVMEIYKFIKRKIGAFN